In Anaerolineae bacterium, one genomic interval encodes:
- a CDS encoding amino acid ABC transporter ATP-binding protein, which produces MIEIINVCKSFGRVRALIDVTMHVNRGEVVVIIGPSGSGKSTLLRCINHLEVLDSGTIIVDGIPLTDEKTNINAVRAEVGMVFQQFNLFPHLTALENITLAQRVVRKRSKEEAEHIAYELLKKVGIPEKAHAYPMQLSGGQQQRVAIARALAMQPKIMLFDEPTSALDPEMIKEVLDVMLDLAREGMTMVVVSHEMGFARAAADRIIFMDAGRIIEETTPEELFTAPKHERTRQFLSKILH; this is translated from the coding sequence ATGATAGAGATCATCAACGTCTGCAAGAGCTTCGGCCGGGTGCGGGCGCTGATTGATGTGACCATGCATGTCAACCGCGGTGAGGTGGTGGTCATCATCGGGCCCAGCGGCTCCGGCAAAAGCACCCTCCTGCGCTGTATCAACCACCTGGAAGTGCTGGACTCGGGCACCATTATCGTGGACGGCATCCCCCTCACCGATGAGAAGACGAATATCAACGCCGTGCGCGCCGAAGTGGGCATGGTGTTTCAGCAGTTCAACCTCTTCCCGCACCTGACGGCGCTGGAGAACATCACCCTGGCACAGCGCGTGGTGCGCAAGCGGAGCAAGGAAGAGGCGGAGCACATCGCCTATGAACTGCTGAAGAAAGTGGGCATTCCCGAAAAGGCGCATGCCTATCCCATGCAGCTTTCGGGCGGGCAACAGCAGAGGGTGGCCATTGCCCGGGCATTGGCCATGCAGCCGAAGATCATGCTCTTTGACGAGCCGACCAGCGCGCTGGACCCGGAGATGATCAAGGAGGTGCTGGATGTGATGCTGGACCTGGCGCGCGAGGGCATGACCATGGTGGTGGTCTCCCATGAGATGGGCTTTGCCCGGGCGGCGGCGGACCGCATCATCTTCATGGACGCCGGCCGCATCATCGAAGAGACGACCCCGGAAGAGCTGTTCACCGCGCCGAAGCACGAGCGCACGCGCCAGTTCCTGAGCAAGATCCTGCACTAG